A region of Larimichthys crocea isolate SSNF chromosome X, L_crocea_2.0, whole genome shotgun sequence DNA encodes the following proteins:
- the LOC113746684 gene encoding uncharacterized protein LOC113746684: MAENEERDVRAKKRRLQKYRKEWEREYSWVECVRGNDFKANCTVCRRVFTIGHGGVCDLKQHASGESHKRNERARRTQADQVLSKFLVRQASPEADLVTAAEVAHVYHTVKHSISYNSSDCALKLCQRTLNDSNIVKKMSCGRTKAEALVTDVLAPKAVEEVIKKLKMPQNPLPFSIQTDASNKGNRKMFPLAVQFFRADTGITHKLVDFVESADESANGILSTIQRSLENLGLSLDNVSAFSADNTNVNYGIHNSVYSKLKQCNANILRGNCHAHIVHNTVKHALDKLSIDIENIVLKVYSFFSISAKRRESLKDFCEFCDVEFHDILRHVVTRWLSLNPAVTRLLQNWIPLKSYLVSIGGDCPRHLRTLLRLAEDADEVKEDDPDIVEVYLLFCNNILSVFEAVVKKLESNDTTSVELYAIMLSFLRQLAKRRDDEFYGYLTRQKLQQLSPSDADVAREEFTAFLNTAISYIEKWFDFSQDNWLFHIQPLSLSSGSISYDDMVKVSERLHLIGRINMDALYDECVTANSVLEHLTKHEDWVSKGTAERWMAVLQQVEIPNILAVVSFVLSIPSSTGYVERVFSLMKNKWSDVRNRCSVELMKSELMITLNYELSCTDFYTAVVKDKQLLATARDQRKYKWKK, from the exons ATGGCAGAAAACGAAGAACGAGATGTGCGGGCGAAGAAACGAAGattacaaaaatatagaaaagaaTGGGAAAGGGAATATTCATGGGTAGAGTGTGTACGAGGTAATGATTTTAAGGCAAACTGCACAGTGTGCCGCCGTGTGTTCACCATTGGACACGGCGGAGTTTGTGACCTTAAGCAGCACGCATCCGGCGAAAGTCATAAGAGGAACGAGAGAGCGCGGAGGACTCAGGCAGATCAAGTCCTTTCAAAGTTTCTGGTGCGTCAGGCATCACCAGAAGCAGATTTG GTGACTGCTGCTGAGGTAGCACATGTCTATCATACAGTGAAGCACAGTATAAGTTACAACAGCTCTGACTGTGCACTTAAGCTCTGTCAACGAACACTGAATGATTCCAACATCGTCAAGAAGATGTCTTGTGGGAGGACAAAAGCTGAGGCGCTGGTCACTGATGTCCTTGCTCCAAAGGCAGTAGAGGAGGTGATCAAGAAACTAAAAATGCCTCAGAATCCTCTGCCATTCTCTATACAAACTGATGCCTCTAATAAAGGCAATCGCAAGATGTTCCCCTTGGCTGTGCAATTTTTCAGGGCAGACACTGGGATCACCCACAAATTGGTTGACTTTGTTGAAAGTGCCGATGAATCTGCTAATGGAATACTGTCCACAATTCAACGTTCACTTGAAAATCTAGGTCTTTCATTAGACAATGTCTCTGCATTTAGTGCAGACAATACAAATGTCAATTATGGCATCCACAATTCCGTATATTCCAAACTGAAACAGTGCAATGCTAACATTTTACGAGGCAATTGCCATGCACACATTGTGCACAACACAGTAAAGCATGCCTTGGATAAGCTCTCCATTGACATAGAAAACATTGTCCTTAAAGTGTATAGCTTTTTTTCCATATCGGCAAAGAGGAGAGAGTCACTGAAGGACTTTTGTGAATTCTGTGATGTTGAGTTTCATGATATCTTGCGACATGTGGTGACTAGATGGCTGTCTCTCAACCCTGCAGTCACCCGTCTTCTCCAGAACTGGATTCCTCTCAAGTCCTATCTCGTCAGTATTGGTGGAGATTGTCCAAGACACCTCAGAACACTACTGAGATTAGCAGAAGATGCTGATGAAGTTAAAGAGGATGACCCTGACATCGTGGAGGTGTATCTCCTCTTCTGCAACAacatcctctctgtctttgaggCGGTGGTTAAAAAGCTGGAGAGTAATGATACCACATCAGTTGAGCTCTATGCCATCATGTTGTCCTTTCTCAGACAGCTGGCTAAGAGAAGAGATGATGAATTCTATGGCTACCTGACAAgacaaaagctgcagcagctctcaccATCTGATGCAGATGTGGCCAGAGAGGAGTTCACAGCCTTCCTCAACACAGCCATATCCTACATAGAGAAGTGGTTTGATTTTTCACAGGATAACTGGCTCTTTCACATTCAgcccctctctctgtcatctgGCAGCATCTCCTATGATGACATGGTTAAGGTCTCTGAACGGCTTCACCTGATTGGCAGGATCAACATGGATGCACTCTATGATGAGTGTGTTACTGCCAACTCTGTTCTTGAGCATCTCACAAAGCATGAGGACTGGGTGTCCAAGGGAACAGCTGAGCGATGGATGGCAGTTCTCCAGCAAGTGGAAATTCCAAACATCCTGGCAGTTGTGTCCTTTGTACTAAGCATCCCATCTTCAACTGGCTATGTGGAAAGGGTCTTCTCCTTAATGAAGAATAAATGGTCTGACGTGCGTAACAGATGTTCAGTTGAACTAATGAAGAGTGAGCTGATGATCACTCTGAATTATGAATTGTCTTGCACAGATTTTTACACTGCAGTGGTGAAGGATAAACAACTACTTGCTACAGCAAGAGATCAAAGAAAGTACAAGTGGAAAAAATAG